One region of Armigeres subalbatus isolate Guangzhou_Male chromosome 3, GZ_Asu_2, whole genome shotgun sequence genomic DNA includes:
- the LOC134226370 gene encoding phenoloxidase-activating factor 2-like isoform X1, which produces MKPIYTILGLVLIVHYDHSILCNESSEEDGIPKNIKECPGGYCLSPYLCKNGSINADGVDIIELRLSDFDDEDLLDIDVDQQDDPCEEFLQRCCAVSDGARIKPNQPNEPEPTDNNDSDELFDVPPPTCGTNRPNGYVFRVNNNSIAQFGEFPWMAALLQRKTLLDKETLEYFCGGSLIHPQIVLTAAHCVKDFTNALDTLVVRLGEWDTVTENEPLKHQEINIRKIILHEYYHNQKYHNDLALLIMEKPANLNVHINPICLPNANDNFDEQRCMVSGWGKENFNPNGKYSEVLKKIELPIIPRPQCKEMFRATRLGPFFRLHNSFMCAGGDPDVDTCKGDGGSPLACKLDDHFVQAGIVAWGLGCGGARIPGAYVKVSNFVNWIGDKVKQEGF; this is translated from the exons gaATGTCCAGGTGGTTATTGTCTATCCCCATATCTGTGCAAGAATGGATCTATTAACGCCGATGGCGTAGACATCATCGAACTACG ATTAAGTGATTTCGATGACGAAGACCTGCTAGATATAGA TGTAGACCAACAAGACGATCCGTGCGAGGAATTTCTGCAGCGATGCTGTGCAGTGAGTGATGGCGCCCGCATCAAACCAAACCAGCCGAACGAGCCAGAACCAACCGACAATAACGATTCGGATGAACTCTTCGATGTACCTCCTCCAACGTGCGGTACAAACCGCCCGAACGGTTACGTCTTCCGGGTAAACAACAACTCCATTGCTCAGTTTGGCGAGTTTCCCTGGATGGCAGCACTGCTGCAGCGCAAAACGCTTCTGGACAAAGAAACTCTGGAATATTTTTGCGGTGGTTCCTTGATTCATCCGCAAATCGTTCTAACGGCCGCTCACTGCGTGAAGGACTTTACCAATGCTTTGGACACCCTGGTGGTTCGACTGGGCGAATGGGATACGGTCACAGAAAACGAACCACTCAAGCACCAG GAAATAAATATCAGGAAGATAATTCTCCACGAGTACTACCACAATCAAAAGTACCACAACGATCTGGCTCTGTTGATTATGGAGAAACCGGCCAACCTGAACGTGCATATCAATCCAATTTGTCTACCAAACGCGAACGACAATTTCGATGAACAGCGTTGTATGGTTTCCGGATGGGGGAAAGAGAATTTCAATCCGAACGGAAAGTATTCGGAagtattgaagaaaattgaacTGCCGATAATCCCTCGACCGCAGTGCAAAGAGATGTTTCGTGCGACTCGCCTCGGACCGTTCTTCCGCTTGCACAACAGTTTCATGTGCGCCGGTGGCGATCCAGATGTGGATACCTGCAAAGGAGACGGAGGTTCTCCGCTGGCATGTAAACTCGACGATCATTTCGTCCAGGCCGGCATCGTGGCATGGGGGCTCGGTTGCGGAGGCGCTCGAATTCCCGGAGCATATGTGAAAGTTTCGAACTTTGTCAATTGGATCGGAGACAAGGTGAAACAAGAAGGGTTTTGA
- the LOC134226369 gene encoding oocyte zinc finger protein XlCOF22-like isoform X1, translating to MGKCRLCSKDTPKNNRLDARPFREKVLDVICMWIDVNNRRLSKDVCDPCFKIVDKFYTFKRKCRTIQSGPKEPEQVLPEKEVPIPENIVNGDFKVVAESIDVSKGEDASAEEMNSEDEYFRSLPPLKKRKKYPFKKSNKPPELDENGKRIIKARPWNRKFKEAINLPPDEYRQYVMNKKIAQKPGVVCELCGKTIDCRRIDGHRNRHLGLEPYECELCGDKFNCKHNLRSHHRRNHVAGQECTCPICGKVFACRPSLQSHTKSVHGERNFPCTLCPLRFNNKSTLTYHLKIHNQTRDFKCELCGKGFYCKSVWNIHMRTHSGEAPYRCSVCEAAYVHRNMYVAHMKKNHPGVPLMQLSGKKGFKESLLKKGIAVGDQLKISLGNHLISAHRGQIRLVKQNDCRRRMAFRLVEERRGSKRRRANSDDEPFQGFSPSQLQPPPSRNEAHPQALGCATPIAKRKPTQGQLDVGIESELRRSSRIRKKNNEEMFVYYK from the exons aTGGGAAAATGTAGACTATGTTCCAAAGATACTCCTAAAAATAATCGTCTGGATGCACGTCCCTTTCGCGAGAAAGTCCTCGACGTAATTTGCATGTGG ATTGATGTCAATAACCGGCGCTTGTCCAAGGATGTGTGTGATCCGTGCTTCAAAATCGTGGACAAATTTTACACATTCAAGCGAAAATGCCGCACAATTCAATCCGGGCCCAAGGAGCCAGAGCAGGTTCTTCCGGAAAAAGAAGTACCGATTCCTGAAAATATCGTCAATGGAGACTTCAAGGTGGTTGCCGAAAGCATCGATGTTTCCAAAGGAGAAGATGCTTCTGCCGAGGAGATGAACTCCGAAGACGAATACTTCCGCAGTCTTCCCCCGCTGAAGAAACGCAAAAAATATCCTtttaaaaaatccaacaaaccaCCGGAACTCGACGAGAATGGTAAACGCATTATCAAAGCACGACCGTGGAATCGAAAGTTCAAGGAAGCCATCAACCTTCCCCCGGATGAATACCGTCAATATGTGATGAATAAGAAGATTGCGCAGAAACCGGGCGTGGTGTGTGAGCTGTGCGGCAAAACCATCGATTGTCGTCGTATAGATGGGCACCGGAACCGGCACCTCGGGTTGGAGCCGTACGAGTGCGAGTTGTGCGGGGACAAATTCAACTGCAAGCACAATCTAAGATCGCACCATCGACGCAACCATGTCGCGGGTCAGGAATGCACGTGTCCGATATGTGGTAAAGTGTTCGCCTGTCGGCCATCGCTGCAGTCGCATACAAAGAGCGTGCACGGAGAACGCAATTTTCCGTGCACGTTGTGTCCACTCAGGTTCAACAACAA ATCCACGCTGACATATCACCTAAAAATTCACAATCAAACCCGCGACTTCAAGTGCGAACTGTGCGGGAAGGGATTTTACTGCAAGTCGGTGTGGAACATTCACATGCGAACGCACAGCGGCGAGGCTCCCTACAGGTGCAGCGTGTGCGAAGCAGCCTACGTTCATCGGAATATGTACGTGGCACACATGAAAAAGAACCATCCGGGTGTGCCGCTCATGCAGCTAAGCGGAAAGAAAGGATTCAAAGAGTCGCTGCTCAAAAAGGGAATTGCGGTGGGCGATCAGCTAAAG ATCTCGTTGGGAAACCATCTGATCTCGGCCCACAGGGGGCAGATTAGACTGGTTAAACAGAATGATTGTCGGCGCAGGATGGCGTTTCGTCTGGTGGAGGAAAGGCGAGGATCCAAGAGGCGGCGAGCGAATTCTGATGATGAACCCTTTCAGGGGTTTTCGCCCTCCCAACTACAGCCGCCCCCGTCTAGAAACGAAGCCCACCCTCAGGCGCTCGGCTGTGCTACTCCAATAGCAAAGCGAAAACCGACACAGGGCCAGCTGGATGTTGGTATAGAAAGCGAACTAAGGAGATCGTCTCGCATCCGGaaaaagaataatgaagaaaTGTTTGTGTATTACAAATAA
- the LOC134226370 gene encoding phenoloxidase-activating factor 2-like isoform X2: MKLISSVLGIVLIFKCSLLVRCQDVSSEEQNLEDILKKFKPCSIGYCVPSNQCLNGVVNTDGENIVELRINDYDDMIEVEIEPQADDSCDFLTTCCALKEGLQRGPPQQADTGTANVEPVDLPPPSCGTNRPNGYVYRVKNDSIAQFGEFPWMAALLQRKQLLDKETLQYFCGGSLIHPQVVLTAAHCVAELSGLLENLVVRLGEWDTVTENEPIIHQEYGIKKMIIHENYVDRKFHNDLALLIMEEAAELNIHINTICLPSVDDNFDDQRCLTSGWGKEDFNPNGKFSEILKRVELPVIPRNQCKQMLKATKLGLFFQLHKSFMCAGGEAGVDSCKGDGGSPLACKRDNQFVQAGVVAWGIGCGEADVPAAYVNVANFVDWISVKLLGEGI; encoded by the exons ATGAAATTGATTTCCTCAGTGCTGGGGATCGTGTTGATCTTCAAATGCAGCCTTCTTGTTAGATGCCAAGATGTATCGTCAGAAGAACAGAATTTGgaggatattctgaagaaatttaag CCGTGTTCCATTGGGTATTGCGTGCCATCCAACCAATGCCTGAACGGTGTAGTTAATACGGACGGCGAGAACATTGTCGAATTGAG AATCAACGATTATGACGATATGATCGAAGTTGA AATAGAACCCCAAGCTGATGATTCCTGCGATTTCTTGACCACCTGTTGTGCCT tgaAGGAGGGCCTCCAGAGGGGTCCACCCCAGCAGGCAGACACCGGTACAGCAAACGTTGAACCGGTAGACTTGCCACCACCCAGCTGCGGCACGAATCGCCCCAATGGCTACGTGTACCGGGTGAAGAATGACTCCATTGCTCAGTTTGGGGAGTTTCCTTGGATGGCGGCTCTtctgcagcggaaacaactccTTGACAAGGAAACACTTCAGTATTTCTGCGGTGGTTCACTGATTCATCCCCAGGTGGTTCTAACAGCTGCTCACTGCGTGGCCGAATTATCCGGTCTATTGGAGAACCTGGTGGTAAGGCTGGGAGAATGGGACACGGTTACAGAGAACGAACCAATTATCCATCAG GAATACGgtattaaaaaaatgattattcATGAAAACTATGTGGACAGAAAATTTCACAACGATTTGGCATTGCTGATCATGGAGGAAGCGGCCGAGTTAAACATTCACATCAATACAATCTGCCTCCCATCTGTTGATGACAACTTTGACGATCAGCGCTGCTTGACCTCCGGGTGGGGCAAGGAAGATTTCAatcccaacggaaaattctcCGAAATACTGAAAAGGGTTGAGCTTCCTGTGATTCCACGGAATCAGTGCAAGCAGATGTTGAAGGCAACCAAGTTGGGGCTGTTTTTCCAACTGCACAAGAGTTTTATGTGCGCCGGTGGTGAAGCGGGAGTAGACTCTTGCAAGGGTGATGGCGGATCCCCGTTGGCTTGCAAGCGCGACAATCAGTTCGTGCAGGCTGGGGTCGTTGCGTGGGGAATTGGTTGCGGCGAAGCGGATGTCCCTGCAGCGTACGTGAATGTGGCCAATTTTGTCGATTGGATCAGTGTGAAATTACTGGGGGAAGGGATTTAA
- the LOC134226370 gene encoding phenoloxidase-activating factor 2-like isoform X3, with product MKPIYTILGLVLIVHYDHSILCNESSEEDGIPKNIKPCSIGYCVPSNQCLNGVVNTDGENIVELRINDYDDMIEVEIEPQADDSCDFLTTCCALKEGLQRGPPQQADTGTANVEPVDLPPPSCGTNRPNGYVYRVKNDSIAQFGEFPWMAALLQRKQLLDKETLQYFCGGSLIHPQVVLTAAHCVAELSGLLENLVVRLGEWDTVTENEPIIHQEYGIKKMIIHENYVDRKFHNDLALLIMEEAAELNIHINTICLPSVDDNFDDQRCLTSGWGKEDFNPNGKFSEILKRVELPVIPRNQCKQMLKATKLGLFFQLHKSFMCAGGEAGVDSCKGDGGSPLACKRDNQFVQAGVVAWGIGCGEADVPAAYVNVANFVDWISVKLLGEGI from the exons CCGTGTTCCATTGGGTATTGCGTGCCATCCAACCAATGCCTGAACGGTGTAGTTAATACGGACGGCGAGAACATTGTCGAATTGAG AATCAACGATTATGACGATATGATCGAAGTTGA AATAGAACCCCAAGCTGATGATTCCTGCGATTTCTTGACCACCTGTTGTGCCT tgaAGGAGGGCCTCCAGAGGGGTCCACCCCAGCAGGCAGACACCGGTACAGCAAACGTTGAACCGGTAGACTTGCCACCACCCAGCTGCGGCACGAATCGCCCCAATGGCTACGTGTACCGGGTGAAGAATGACTCCATTGCTCAGTTTGGGGAGTTTCCTTGGATGGCGGCTCTtctgcagcggaaacaactccTTGACAAGGAAACACTTCAGTATTTCTGCGGTGGTTCACTGATTCATCCCCAGGTGGTTCTAACAGCTGCTCACTGCGTGGCCGAATTATCCGGTCTATTGGAGAACCTGGTGGTAAGGCTGGGAGAATGGGACACGGTTACAGAGAACGAACCAATTATCCATCAG GAATACGgtattaaaaaaatgattattcATGAAAACTATGTGGACAGAAAATTTCACAACGATTTGGCATTGCTGATCATGGAGGAAGCGGCCGAGTTAAACATTCACATCAATACAATCTGCCTCCCATCTGTTGATGACAACTTTGACGATCAGCGCTGCTTGACCTCCGGGTGGGGCAAGGAAGATTTCAatcccaacggaaaattctcCGAAATACTGAAAAGGGTTGAGCTTCCTGTGATTCCACGGAATCAGTGCAAGCAGATGTTGAAGGCAACCAAGTTGGGGCTGTTTTTCCAACTGCACAAGAGTTTTATGTGCGCCGGTGGTGAAGCGGGAGTAGACTCTTGCAAGGGTGATGGCGGATCCCCGTTGGCTTGCAAGCGCGACAATCAGTTCGTGCAGGCTGGGGTCGTTGCGTGGGGAATTGGTTGCGGCGAAGCGGATGTCCCTGCAGCGTACGTGAATGTGGCCAATTTTGTCGATTGGATCAGTGTGAAATTACTGGGGGAAGGGATTTAA
- the LOC134226369 gene encoding zinc finger protein 675-like isoform X4, which produces MGKCRLCSKDTPKNNRLDARPFREKVLDVICMWIDVNNRRLSKDVCDPCFKIVDKFYTFKRKCRTIQSGPKEPEQVLPEKEVPIPENIVNGDFKVVAESIDVSKGEDASAEEMNSEDEYFRSLPPLKKRKKYPFKKSNKPPELDENGKRIIKARPWNRKFKEAINLPPDEYRQYVMNKKIAQKPGVVCELCGKTIDCRRIDGHRNRHLGLEPYECELCGDKFNCKHNLRSHHRRNHVAGQECTCPICGKVFACRPSLQSHTKSVHGERNFPCTLCPLRFNNKSTLTYHLKIHNQTRDFKCELCGKGFYCKSVWNIHMRTHSGEAPYRCSVCEAAYVHRNMYVAHMKKNHPGVPLMQLSGKKGFKESLLKKGIAVGDQLKVPTS; this is translated from the exons aTGGGAAAATGTAGACTATGTTCCAAAGATACTCCTAAAAATAATCGTCTGGATGCACGTCCCTTTCGCGAGAAAGTCCTCGACGTAATTTGCATGTGG ATTGATGTCAATAACCGGCGCTTGTCCAAGGATGTGTGTGATCCGTGCTTCAAAATCGTGGACAAATTTTACACATTCAAGCGAAAATGCCGCACAATTCAATCCGGGCCCAAGGAGCCAGAGCAGGTTCTTCCGGAAAAAGAAGTACCGATTCCTGAAAATATCGTCAATGGAGACTTCAAGGTGGTTGCCGAAAGCATCGATGTTTCCAAAGGAGAAGATGCTTCTGCCGAGGAGATGAACTCCGAAGACGAATACTTCCGCAGTCTTCCCCCGCTGAAGAAACGCAAAAAATATCCTtttaaaaaatccaacaaaccaCCGGAACTCGACGAGAATGGTAAACGCATTATCAAAGCACGACCGTGGAATCGAAAGTTCAAGGAAGCCATCAACCTTCCCCCGGATGAATACCGTCAATATGTGATGAATAAGAAGATTGCGCAGAAACCGGGCGTGGTGTGTGAGCTGTGCGGCAAAACCATCGATTGTCGTCGTATAGATGGGCACCGGAACCGGCACCTCGGGTTGGAGCCGTACGAGTGCGAGTTGTGCGGGGACAAATTCAACTGCAAGCACAATCTAAGATCGCACCATCGACGCAACCATGTCGCGGGTCAGGAATGCACGTGTCCGATATGTGGTAAAGTGTTCGCCTGTCGGCCATCGCTGCAGTCGCATACAAAGAGCGTGCACGGAGAACGCAATTTTCCGTGCACGTTGTGTCCACTCAGGTTCAACAACAA ATCCACGCTGACATATCACCTAAAAATTCACAATCAAACCCGCGACTTCAAGTGCGAACTGTGCGGGAAGGGATTTTACTGCAAGTCGGTGTGGAACATTCACATGCGAACGCACAGCGGCGAGGCTCCCTACAGGTGCAGCGTGTGCGAAGCAGCCTACGTTCATCGGAATATGTACGTGGCACACATGAAAAAGAACCATCCGGGTGTGCCGCTCATGCAGCTAAGCGGAAAGAAAGGATTCAAAGAGTCGCTGCTCAAAAAGGGAATTGCGGTGGGCGATCAGCTAAAG
- the LOC134226369 gene encoding zinc finger protein 675-like isoform X3 — MGKCRLCSKDTPKNNRLDARPFREKVLDVICMWIDVNNRRLSKDVCDPCFKIVDKFYTFKRKCRTIQSGPKEPEQVLPEKEVPIPENIVNGDFKVVAESIDVSKGEDASAEEMNSEDEYFRSLPPLKKRKKYPFKKSNKPPELDENGKRIIKARPWNRKFKEAINLPPDEYRQYVMNKKIAQKPGVVCELCGKTIDCRRIDGHRNRHLGLEPYECELCGDKFNCKHNLRSHHRRNHVAGQECTCPICGKVFACRPSLQSHTKSVHGERNFPCTLCPLRFNNKSTLTYHLKIHNQTRDFKCELCGKGFYCKSVWNIHMRTHSGEAPYRCSVCEAAYVHRNMYVAHMKKNHPGVPLMQLSGKKGFKESLLKKGIAVGDQLKGLILGSAGNTFLREHTDLIYTEAYQIKTRQQACG, encoded by the exons aTGGGAAAATGTAGACTATGTTCCAAAGATACTCCTAAAAATAATCGTCTGGATGCACGTCCCTTTCGCGAGAAAGTCCTCGACGTAATTTGCATGTGG ATTGATGTCAATAACCGGCGCTTGTCCAAGGATGTGTGTGATCCGTGCTTCAAAATCGTGGACAAATTTTACACATTCAAGCGAAAATGCCGCACAATTCAATCCGGGCCCAAGGAGCCAGAGCAGGTTCTTCCGGAAAAAGAAGTACCGATTCCTGAAAATATCGTCAATGGAGACTTCAAGGTGGTTGCCGAAAGCATCGATGTTTCCAAAGGAGAAGATGCTTCTGCCGAGGAGATGAACTCCGAAGACGAATACTTCCGCAGTCTTCCCCCGCTGAAGAAACGCAAAAAATATCCTtttaaaaaatccaacaaaccaCCGGAACTCGACGAGAATGGTAAACGCATTATCAAAGCACGACCGTGGAATCGAAAGTTCAAGGAAGCCATCAACCTTCCCCCGGATGAATACCGTCAATATGTGATGAATAAGAAGATTGCGCAGAAACCGGGCGTGGTGTGTGAGCTGTGCGGCAAAACCATCGATTGTCGTCGTATAGATGGGCACCGGAACCGGCACCTCGGGTTGGAGCCGTACGAGTGCGAGTTGTGCGGGGACAAATTCAACTGCAAGCACAATCTAAGATCGCACCATCGACGCAACCATGTCGCGGGTCAGGAATGCACGTGTCCGATATGTGGTAAAGTGTTCGCCTGTCGGCCATCGCTGCAGTCGCATACAAAGAGCGTGCACGGAGAACGCAATTTTCCGTGCACGTTGTGTCCACTCAGGTTCAACAACAA ATCCACGCTGACATATCACCTAAAAATTCACAATCAAACCCGCGACTTCAAGTGCGAACTGTGCGGGAAGGGATTTTACTGCAAGTCGGTGTGGAACATTCACATGCGAACGCACAGCGGCGAGGCTCCCTACAGGTGCAGCGTGTGCGAAGCAGCCTACGTTCATCGGAATATGTACGTGGCACACATGAAAAAGAACCATCCGGGTGTGCCGCTCATGCAGCTAAGCGGAAAGAAAGGATTCAAAGAGTCGCTGCTCAAAAAGGGAATTGCGGTGGGCGATCAGCTAAAG